The Thermobispora bispora DSM 43833 genome window below encodes:
- a CDS encoding DUF4229 domain-containing protein has protein sequence MHPLVVYTLSRFGLFLVTLGVLYLVGMRGFWLLILAFLVSGLASYVLLSRQRDAVSERIVRKRERRDG, from the coding sequence GTGCACCCGCTAGTCGTTTACACGCTTTCCAGGTTCGGGCTCTTCCTCGTCACCCTAGGGGTCCTCTATCTCGTCGGCATGCGCGGCTTCTGGCTGCTCATCCTGGCTTTCCTGGTGAGTGGATTGGCCAGTTACGTTCTGCTGTCGAGACAGCGCGACGCAGTGAGCGAGCGTATCGTCCGCAAACGCGAGCGCAGGGACGGCTAG
- a CDS encoding BldC family transcriptional regulator: protein MESSSERLLTPGEVAALFRVDPKTVTRWAAAGRISSIRTPGGHRRFRESEVHALLRGEDVMSAERQNGDSPRV from the coding sequence GTGGAGAGTAGCAGCGAGCGACTGCTGACCCCCGGAGAGGTTGCCGCCCTCTTCCGGGTCGACCCGAAAACGGTGACACGCTGGGCCGCCGCAGGCCGAATCAGCAGCATCCGTACCCCCGGAGGGCACCGGCGATTCCGCGAGTCGGAGGTGCACGCCCTCCTACGCGGTGAGGACGTCATGTCGGCCGAACGCCAGAACGGCGACTCACCGCGCGTGTGA